CCCGCCTGGCCCGTTTTACTAAGTACAAAACAAATATCAGaatttaatcaactaattattaattttaccaaaaatttgaaaaatacactttgaaacattaggttacttacctcttttcGCTTTAAATCCCACTTCAGACAAACTTTTTAGATACACTtgtttaatatcattaaaatattattaattttaaaatcattcaaGAAGTCAAAATTAAACACTACGGCCTCATGTTCCTAGATTAGTTCGCAGGCGATTGTGCCCGACTGCCCAAGTTGGTCCGAGCAAAACAGATTCAATTGTGAAGATAAAAAATAGACAGATCTAGTAAGGGTCGAAGTAATGGCAGATCTAGCTTGGTTTGAAAACTTTTAgctcaatcaaataattaacaAGCTAAACTGGATCTCAAACTTCCagcattaaaatattatctaGCCAGAGCACGATCAAATCCAAGATCAATGAAACTCTAGGCTCTATTCCCTCCTAGACTCCATTCATTGGGTGTTGTTCACCTTACTTATGAATATTAGCACAATGAAATAAGAAGCCAAGATTGATCTCAAAATTTGGACTCGAAAATAATGTCAAGCATAATCAAAACCGAGCTCAATTAAGCCTGGTCCATTCCACCCCTGAAGTCCATTTCTTCTAAGTCACTATAGAATACTTATAACAGAAGTAAGCATCATCCAAATACAACGGGATCTTTACACAAAGCAGGCAATTTAAATTCTCAACTAATAGGGGATGTAATATCACTTCACAGGCCTTTGATTTCAGACAGCAATCAGGTGGTTAGGCAATTATCTATAGTTCAATCATGTGACTATGATGCTCTTGTTTAGGAGAGACCATGAAAGCAGCTCTAATCCATCAAAAGGCTGTGAGCACAATCATTCAATAGCTGATCTAAATGGTGTATCCGGTTGAGCCTTTCCTACATACATATCTACTTGATATAgcctcaaaaattgattgatgtACAGAACACATTCAATATAATGGAAACAATTTTggatcaaaagaaagtaaagagtcaCCAATTTTAGCATAGACAAAACTTCAGAATTCCTGTACCATTTTTATTCTTCCCCTACTCCCAAACTGAAAAACAAAAGGATGCACTGCCAACCAATTTGCATAGGGTTTCTTGCAAAAACAGAATTATACATGTTGAGAACTACATAAGATCTTAGGTCCCTAACATCTTACTGGTAGGCACAATAGGCACTAGGCCGGCCATTCCTTCAGGCATCATCGATTCTGTGAAAAGCTTACAGCTTGGATTTAGGATGATTTAACATGTACAGGGTATTCTGAGGAAGTGAGAGTCACCAACCTTCCCTTCGGATATACAGCTGCCAAGATCACAAGCCTCATCTTTGCAGCTAGGCACCTGTAATGAGAAGCctttttgtttaattgaaaactgCTCTTAAGAAGTCATGGAAATGAGATTGATAAGAGTGGGATTTCGTACCAAGTTGAAATATATACTGAATCAGGACCCAGCAAAGACATCCTACATGATTGTATTAATTGGCCAGGATCAACTAAACTGTTAGGCTCTTCAATTTGATCCATGGATGTCAATTCTGAAAAGCATCCAGAAAGAAGGGACTTAACTAGCACTCCTCTAGCTTCCCCTTGGTGATGCAGGATCCTCTTGAGCAGAAGTAAATTAATTATACTATCCTTCCAACTTGAGCAAGATCCCTACTACTTCTCTCATGGAGGGCCTTGCTTCGCATGCCCACTGAGTACACGATACTGCTAGATCCATTAGCTTCAGTGCTTTTGCCTTCTCATCTTCCACCCAGTACCAGATTTCTTCGTCAAGGCAATCAAGAGGACTACACTCATCAAACTTCTGCAAATTTGATTTTATCCATTGAACAATGTCAACTCCATCTTCAAAGCTGGGATCTACTGGTAATTTTCTACAAAGAAGCTCTAACAGAACGACTCCATAGCTGTAAACGTCACTTTTCTCAGTCAGTCTGGTTGAATAGCCATTTTCTGAGTCAGAAATTACAAGAAGCACAGATTAGAAATCCATAATCCACCATTACCAACAAGCATTATCCTCTATATTTTAGATATTCAACAGAAAAAGTCATATAAGTTCACTGCATAATGAAAAGAATCAAGAATTAATTACCAGGGGCAATGTAGCCAAGAGTTCCTATGATTGAAGATATTGTTGAACTAACATCTGAATTCTTGATCATTTTAGCCATTCCAAAGTCTCCGATCTTGGCTTCTAGTTCAGAGTCCATTAATATGTTGTTTGATTTCACATCCCTATGAATAATCTGTGGCACACAGTCATGATGAAGATAGGACAGGGCTTGGGCTATCCCGAGAGCAATATGATGACGGGTTTTCCAGTCCAAGGCCACTTGAGGCGTTCTCTGATGCAGGACTTCGAAAAGTGTCCCACCAGACATGTACTCATAAATTATGAAACCAAAGCCATCTCTGATGCAATATCCAGCCATTCGGACTATGTTTCGGTGCTTTACCAAACTCAGAATCTTCATTTCAAGGGAAAAGCTGGATTCGGATAGATCAAGCTTCTTCACAGCCCAACATTTGCCGATTCCAAACATGGTGCGATAAACAATCCCATGCCTGCCCCTCCCAACCACATACTTTTCACTCAACTCTTCAGTAGCTCGCAATATATCTTCATATGTCAAATCTCCTGGCAAATCTTCAGTCAAGTCAACACTATGTATCAAAACATGAGGAGCTGACAGGCGATGAGCTCTCACAGCTAAATAGTTGATAGCACATAATCCAGCTACTAGGAGGACTACGCCGGACACCACTGCAGCTAGTAAAACCCATCTAGTTCTGTGGCCATGCTGTTTTATTTCTTTCTGGCAATAACTCCCATCTTTGCCTAGTAGACATAAGTCAGGGATTCCCGAGAAAGAGTCTGGTGATGAAGCTAAGAGCTTAACCCAACTGGTTGGCAGATTCCCAGATAGTTGGTTACAAGATATATTTACAAATGAAAGGGAGTTCATATTGTTTAGTTGTGAAGGAATCTGACCAGACAGAGAATTGTTCGATAAATCAAGCATCAGCAGCTTATCAAGGTTACCAAGGCTAGCAGGAATCTGGCCAGTCAATCTGTTGTTGCTAAGGTTCAGTGCTAGATATATGTATCGAAGATTACCTAGACTGTAAGGGATAGTCCCATCCAGCATGTTGTTTCCAAGCTGCAATTCTAGTAGGCCCTGGAGGGATGTAAAGGAGTCTGGAATCCTTCCCTCAAGCTTGTTCCCTGAGAGGATCAGACTTTGCAGCTTCTCTGATGTAGCAATCTCCACAGGAATACTTcctgaaagttgattttcactgAGGTCTAAGAGAAGAAGCTTTGTGCAATTACCTAATTCAGAGGGAATTGATCCCGTTAACCTGTTCGAGGAGATGCGTAAAGTTTGAAGATTCCTAAGGTTACCAAGCTCGGGAGGTAAAGGCCCAGAAAAAGAATTGTTTGAAATGTCAAGCATTGAGAGGTTGTGCCAGGAACCAAGAAGGGGTGGTATGCTTCCATCAAACAAGTTACTGCTGAGGTCCAAGTATGATGTTCCCAATTTCAAACTCAAGTTTCCTGGTATATTTCCTTGTAGACAATTGTGGCTTAGTATCAGTCTCCTAAGGGATGCACAGCCAGCAATCTCAACAGGGAAGCTACCATTGAAGCGGTTGCGTCCGATGACCAAAACAGTAAGGTTACCACCTGAGCAGAGATCGGTCGGGATCGGCCCATAAAAATCATTGCCTGTCAAATCCAGCATGACCAAACCCCCGACCGTGCTCTTCCCGAGAGCTGGAGGCACCTCCCCAGTTAGATTGTTGAAAGCCAAAGCCAGAGAACTCAGCTGCCTCAGAAAGGTAATCTCTGCAGGGATCTCTCCACTCAAACTGTTGTTATACAACTGCAAGCTCACAAGACTGCTCATTTTCCCAACATCTCGAGGAATAGTTCCTTCTAATTGGTTCTTAAAGATGTAGAGGCTCTCAAGGTTCTTGAGATCACAAATCTCCGGGGGAATCGATCCTCCAATAAGATTTTCCTGAAGCCCAAGCTCCACCAAGGAGCTGCATTTCCCGAGCTCGGGCGGCAGAGACCCCACAAGAAGGTTCTGCCCAAGATAAAGATACTCCAGATTCCTGAGGTCTCCTATCGAGGGTGGGATTGGACCTGTGAGCCGATTCCCCCACAAGGAGAGAGTGATCAATGATCGGCATCGGCCAATTCCTTCAGGGATGGTGCCATTGAAACCATTCCCTGAAAGATCAAGCACTTGCAGGTTCTCAAGGCTTTCTATGCTCCTCGGCAACTCTCCCACGAAGTTATTATCATCCAGATAGAGTGCCTCCAGCCGGCGAAGGCCGGAGAACACATCCGGCAGAATTCCTCCAAAACCATTATAGGATGCAGAGAATGATGTAAGGTTCCGGCAATTGATCAGGCTATGAGGGAGCTCGCCGGAGAGCATGTTCTCGTGAACATACAGTTCGGAGATCGAGCAATCGGCGGGGAAGCCGAGCAATCTCCCAGAAAGATTGTTGGTGTTGAGGTACAAGTATTTGAGATTGGGGAGGAGGAAGAGCTGCTCCGGGATCTCTCCATTCAATGAATTCTGATACAGACCGAGGTATTCCAGCTTAGTGGAGGATCTTACCTCGGGAGGGATCGAGCCGGAGAGAGCATTGTCGCCGAGGTTGAGCTTTACGAGCGATTTGGAGCGGAAGAGTTCCGGCGGGATGGAGCCGGAGAGGAGATTGCCGTCGAGAAGGAGAATGCGGAGGCGGGAGCAGGCGCCGAGCTGGGGGGGGATGGGGCCGGAGAAGCGGTTGAGGctgaggtcgagggagaggagggaggggaggCGGCAGAGGTGGGGGGCAGAGGCGGCGAGGGGGCCGGCGAGGGCGAGGCCGGAGATGTTAAGGGATGAGATGGCGCCGGGGGAGCGAGAGGCGCATGAAACGCCGGCCCAGCGGCAGGTGGGGAGGGATTGGTTCCAGGGGAGAAGCGGCTGAGAGGATTTTGGTAGGCtgtggaggaaggagaggagagaagaagCAGATACATTTGAGGATGGAGGAGGCAATGGGGGTGGTGAAGATGATAGAGATGGTGACATGGAAGCAAAGAgagtgatgatgatgttgaggaGAAGGGAATGGTGGAGACTAGACATAGTTGTTGTGTGAGCCTTGATTTAAGAGTATTTTGGGGGATGGTTGAGGGGTTGGGGTGTTATAAGGTATGGGCTGGGTGGGTGCTGCTGGTTTTCTTAGTAATGGTCGGTGGTGGTGGCGTGGGAAGTGTGGCTTTTCTGAGAGCCTTTGATTTTGAGTAAAGAGAGGTATGATGGAAAGGGAGAATCCCGAGTGTTCTCTGCTGTTGTGTTCACTAGCTTTTGCGGATACACTGCTCGTTTTGGTGGAGAAGACATGAGAAcagtataaatatatgatatatttcGAGTGTGCGTTCATGGGTTGTCGAGGGATCAGGCTCGATGGACCTTTAGGCACAGTTCCCAACGTGCCACATCTAATTCGAGCCCAATGAAGGCCATGAAATGTGCTTGGTGGATTAGTTAGCACAGAAATCATCACCAGAGAATATCACATGGGACCAACTTTCTATTTTGCTATGCTTCCCGGTAGACCTTCTGCTACAGTCTCTCAGTTCAGtaacttaaaaaataaaaaaaaaaaaaaaaaaaaaaaaaaaaaaaaacccttgaGCATGAAGAGAGGCTATCCGCTTGCATCCTCTCTTCTATCTTTTCAAGCCTCTCTCTATccgttctcttctttgtcaagcggTCTCTCCCATATGCAAGgcattcctttttcttctcgaGTTATTTTCTCTTTatgctatttctttttttcttttctaatagcAAAGAAGCTTACAGAATGTATCAGAAAACCGACGAGTGTGTATACTATATACTATATACTGGTGAACACCATATTCTAAAACTATATATCAATTTAGCTAGAGATGTGCGTTAAGATGTGAAATGATTATTTTGCTAGGTATGTATCATCTGGTTATGTAGTGTGTACTGGTGAATACCATATTCTGAAaactatatatcaatttttttagaGGTATATATAGGGACGCTGGATGACTATTTTGTCAGGTGTATATCATCCAAccatgcatatatatgtattgataaatattataatttgaaaattatgtattaatttatttagAGGTATATATTGAATCACTGTTGTATGTGTATTAAAAAAGTTTATAATATGCAAATAAGAAGAAATGATGCGAGTAGACAACTTCTCTTCACACGTGCATTTTTTTTCTGTGTTTTTTAGTTACGGAACTAACGGACTCCGTTAGTAGGAGGAATCctattctgatttttttttaagatagatGCTAGAGAAGATATGTCAAAATAGGAATCACTTTTGTTCCATGGGAATTGTGGCTTTTCTGggaacctttttcttttgagtaaACCGAGGCATATTGGACAGGGGGAATTCCATGTGTTACAGTAGAACATGTGGAATGTTGGATGAGGGGTGTTAGTGTTATCCGCTTTGCTTTCCATTGTTCTCTTTCTACGTGGTTATGATTAGGATGCTGAAGGTTGGACAGTGGTGCGTTGACTAGCCCTCGTGGATACACTGTTGCTTTGGTTGAGGAAGACACGAGGAAAATACAAAAATATGATATATTTCGAGTGTGTCGTTGGGTTGACGAGGGACGAGGCTTGATGGACCTTCTAGGCAGCATTTCCAACGTGAAACAACTAATTCGGGCCTAATGAAAGGCCATAAAGATTGCTTGATGGATCAGTCAATATGAGAATTTGTGCAgagtatgtttagtcccacatcggttattcgctggatagattttgtgtacttatataagatcaaggaacccaaataataccttccggctagccattttgggtgaggtccgggttgtgacaaatggtattagagcggacccggcccataatccATGTGGACTAAaaaacactgcagcacggatccattggggctaaccatgagctgatcgtggtgtttgtgattagatttgaatggatttgaacctttaGCCTGACAAGGATATCAGGACTTGAatgggaggagtatgtgaggacccgtgcgggcgtgtgtttagtcccgcatcggttattcgctgggtaaatcttggatacttatataggatcaagaaactcaaataatacattccggctagccattttgggtgaggtcttgggttgttacaaatggtatcagagcggacccggcccataatctatgtgcACTAGGAGACATTGCagtacggatccattggggttgaccataggtcaatcgtggtgtttgtgattagatttgaatagatttgaacctttagcttgacgaggacgtcagggcttgaacgggggagtatgtgaggacccgtgcaggtgtgtgtttagtcccacatcggttatttgctgggtagatcttgagtacttgtacaggatcaagaaactcaaataataccttcgggctagccattttgggtgaggtcttgggttgttacaaatggtatcagagcgaatctggtccataacctatatggactaggGGGCACTACatcacggatccattggggctgaccacgggccaatcgcggtgtttgtgattagatttgaatagatttgaacctttagcctgacgaggacgtcagggcttaaacggggggagtatgtgaggacccgtgcaggtgtgtgtttagtcccacatcggttattcgctgggtagatcttgagtacttata
The window above is part of the Phoenix dactylifera cultivar Barhee BC4 unplaced genomic scaffold, palm_55x_up_171113_PBpolish2nd_filt_p 001681F, whole genome shotgun sequence genome. Proteins encoded here:
- the LOC120108963 gene encoding probable leucine-rich repeat receptor-like protein kinase At5g63930 encodes the protein MSSLHHSLLLNIIITLFASMSPSLSSSPPPLPPPSSNVSASSLLSFLHSLPKSSQPLLPWNQSLPTCRWAGVSCASRSPGAISSLNISGLALAGPLAASAPHLCRLPSLLSLDLSLNRFSGPIPPQLGACSRLRILLLDGNLLSGSIPPELFRSKSLVKLNLGDNALSGSIPPEVRSSTKLEYLGLYQNSLNGEIPEQLFLLPNLKYLYLNTNNLSGRLLGFPADCSISELYVHENMLSGELPHSLINCRNLTSFSASYNGFGGILPDVFSGLRRLEALYLDDNNFVGELPRSIESLENLQVLDLSGNGFNGTIPEGIGRCRSLITLSLWGNRLTGPIPPSIGDLRNLEYLYLGQNLLVGSLPPELGKCSSLVELGLQENLIGGSIPPEICDLKNLESLYIFKNQLEGTIPRDVGKMSSLVSLQLYNNSLSGEIPAEITFLRQLSSLALAFNNLTGEVPPALGKSTVGGLVMLDLTGNDFYGPIPTDLCSGGNLTVLVIGRNRFNGSFPVEIAGCASLRRLILSHNCLQGNIPGNLSLKLGTSYLDLSSNLFDGSIPPLLGSWHNLSMLDISNNSFSGPLPPELGNLRNLQTLRISSNRLTGSIPSELGNCTKLLLLDLSENQLSGSIPVEIATSEKLQSLILSGNKLEGRIPDSFTSLQGLLELQLGNNMLDGTIPYSLGNLRYIYLALNLSNNRLTGQIPASLGNLDKLLMLDLSNNSLSGQIPSQLNNMNSLSFVNISCNQLSGNLPTSWVKLLASSPDSFSGIPDLCLLGKDGSYCQKEIKQHGHRTRWVLLAAVVSGVVLLVAGLCAINYLAVRAHRLSAPHVLIHSVDLTEDLPGDLTYEDILRATEELSEKYVVGRGRHGIVYRTMFGIGKCWAVKKLDLSESSFSLEMKILSLVKHRNIVRMAGYCIRDGFGFIIYEYMSGGTLFEVLHQRTPQVALDWKTRHHIALGIAQALSYLHHDCVPQIIHRDVKSNNILMDSELEAKIGDFGMAKMIKNSDVSSTISSIIGTLGYIAPENGYSTRLTEKSDVYSYGVVLLELLCRKLPVDPSFEDGVDIVQWIKSNLQKFDECSPLDCLDEEIWYWVEDEKAKALKLMDLAVSCTQWACEARPSMREVVGILLKLEG